The Maylandia zebra isolate NMK-2024a linkage group LG7, Mzebra_GT3a, whole genome shotgun sequence genome contains a region encoding:
- the LOC101470742 gene encoding SOSS complex subunit C isoform X1 translates to MTTNPPGQAFPNKTRVAILAELEKERRRLMQSQSMNTPGASISLARPSVKDFRDNAEQQHIAAQQKAALQHAHAHSSGFFITQDSSFGNLILPVLPRLEPES, encoded by the exons ATGACTACTAATCCTCCAGGACAAG CCTTCCCAAACAAGACCCGGGTGGCTATATTGGCAGAGCTGGAAAAGGAAAGGAGGCGACTGATGCAGAGTCAGTCCATGAATACTCCTGGAGCCAG CATCTCGCTGGCCCGGCCCAGTGTTAAGGACTTCAGGGACAACGCAGAACAGCAGCACATCGCTGCGCAGCAGAAAGCAGCCTTGCAG catgcacatgcacattctTCAGGCTTCTTCATCACTCAGGACTCCTCATTTGGAAACCTCATCCTCCCAGTTCTTCCACGCCTGGAGCCCGAGTCTTGA
- the LOC101470742 gene encoding SOSS complex subunit C isoform X2: MQSQSMNTPGASISLARPSVKDFRDNAEQQHIAAQQKAALQHAHAHSSGFFITQDSSFGNLILPVLPRLEPES, from the exons ATGCAGAGTCAGTCCATGAATACTCCTGGAGCCAG CATCTCGCTGGCCCGGCCCAGTGTTAAGGACTTCAGGGACAACGCAGAACAGCAGCACATCGCTGCGCAGCAGAAAGCAGCCTTGCAG catgcacatgcacattctTCAGGCTTCTTCATCACTCAGGACTCCTCATTTGGAAACCTCATCCTCCCAGTTCTTCCACGCCTGGAGCCCGAGTCTTGA
- the kiaa1958 gene encoding uncharacterized protein kiaa1958 — protein sequence MMSSLVQTTSDSLCKLVRWAHSHGTICNLLPSLQHITRGSYSNVLTAESGPHGGSVPIAVWGCGAGHAYHWPLGENANTCGGSASTRQGQERFAGGRPTSKIAVRTSCDLSYSEAASEGEEFSGRLFDIAACDSSATDEDGDYEPRPSRKRGGAQGGAIAAKKVKQESAPAEDDDTGLTETDLVCVLQTHQAPNTYSQITQTLWPKKALSSCCQPQHGQHVGCEGSMDPETEVLGGGSCTAGTTEQAERCSSATETTTKNTAEEDESELEKLRALLLAERSRNQQMTETISNLKQDKELLQHELTKKAELICEFLQDKLRPEKRWPRCSTQVEPGSSHMASSDDAAGFDLPTLFDSFEEVELHPLERHRTPKSKRSRDGENTRVRMKNVVGVIARYMAALQEFRRSVSMKVAFDRIGVDRNTISRTAAIAELSLAAPEVFHALVPWDEKEETLAHYAHRCRQAMDDTIKAKIKTMKAKGELLPIVSK from the exons ATGATGTCCAGCCTGGTTCAAACCACCTCGGACAGTTTGTGTAAACTCGTCCGCTGGGCTCACAGCCACGGCACCATCTGTAACCTCCTCCCCAGCTTGCAGCACATCACCCGTGGCTCCTACAGCAATGTGCTGACAGCTGAATCTGGTCCGCACGGTGGCAGCGTCCCCATTGCTGTGTGGGGCTGTGGGGCTGGACACGCCTACCACTGGCCCCTTGGTGAAAATGCAAACACTTGTGGCGGCTCAGCCAGTACCAGACAAGGCCAGGAGAGGTTTGCTGGAGGTCGTCCAACCAGTAAG ATTGCAGTGAGAACATCATGTGACCTCTCCTATAGTGAAGCGGCATCAGAGGGCGAGGAGTTCAGCGGTCGGCTTTTTGACATTGCTGCATGTGATTCATCAGCCACAGATGAGGATGGCGACTATGAGCCCCGGCCATCTAGGAAAAGAGGCGGGGCCCAGGGAGGAGCCATCGCTGCAAAGAAGGTTAAACAGGAATCCGCCCCAGCAGAAGACGATGACACTGGGCTCACAGAGACAGACCTAGTCTGTGTTTTACAAACTCATCAGGCACCAAACACATACTctcaaatcacacaaacactgtGGCCAAAAAAGGCTCTTTCATCTTGCTGTCAGCCCCAGCATGGACAACATGTGGGGTGTGAGGGATCGATGGATCCAGAGACGGAGGTACTAGGAGGAGGCAGCTGCACAGCAGGGACCACAGAGCAGGCTGAGCGATGCAGCTCTGCCACAGAGACCACTACGAAGAACACAG CTGAAGAAGACGAGAGTGAGCTGGAGAAGCTGCGAGCATTACTATTAGCAGAACGCAGCCGAAACCAACAAATGACAGAGACGATCTCCAATTTGAAGCAGGACAAAGAACTGCTGCAACATGAACTCACGAAGAAAGCTGAACTCATATGTGAGTTTCTGCAGGATAAACTGCGCCCCG AGAAGAGGTGGCCTCGTTGTTCCACTCAGGTGGAACCTGGAAGCTCACACATGGCGTCCTCTGATGATGCAGCTGGGTTTGATTTGCCAACGCTGTTTGACTCATTTGAGGAAGTGGAGCTTCATCCTCTAGAGCGCCATCGGACCCCGAAGAGCAAGAGGAGCCGGGATGGAGAAAACACTCGAGTCAGGA TGAAAAACGTGGTGGGTGTGATAGCACGCTACATGGCTGCCCTCCAGGAGTTTCGCCGCAGCGTCTCCATGAAGGTGGCGTTTGACCGCATCGGTGTGGACCGCAACACAATCTCTCGCACGGCGGCCATAGCGGAGCTCAGCCTGGCTGCTCCAGAGGTTTTTCACGCACTGGTGCCATGGGATGAGAAGGAGGAGACGCTGGCACACTACGCCCACCGCTGTCGGCAGGCGATGGACGACACCATTAAGGCCAAGATCAAAACAATGAAGGCAAAAGGAGAACTGTTGCCCATTGTGTCAAAGTGA